The Pseudomonas parafulva genome includes a window with the following:
- a CDS encoding Hsp20 family protein encodes MTTAFSLAPLFRHSVGFDRFNDLFESAARNEAGSSYPPYNVEKHGDDQYRIVVAAAGFQEEDLDLQVEKGVLTVTGGKRDNGSAEVTYLHQGIAQRAFKLSFRLADHIEVKAAGLANGLLSIDLLRIVPEEAKAKRIPINGEQPALN; translated from the coding sequence ATGACTACCGCTTTCTCTCTTGCACCACTGTTCCGCCACTCCGTTGGTTTCGACCGCTTCAATGACCTGTTCGAATCCGCGGCCCGCAATGAGGCCGGTAGCAGCTACCCGCCCTACAACGTGGAAAAGCACGGTGATGACCAGTACCGCATTGTGGTTGCCGCGGCTGGTTTCCAGGAAGAGGATCTCGACCTTCAGGTCGAAAAAGGCGTGCTCACCGTTACCGGTGGCAAGCGTGACAATGGCTCGGCAGAAGTGACATACCTGCACCAGGGCATTGCCCAGCGCGCCTTCAAGCTCTCCTTCCGCCTGGCTGACCACATCGAGGTCAAGGCTGCTGGCTTGGCCAACGGTCTGCTCAGCATCGATCTGCTGCGTATCGTGCCTGAAGAAGCCAAGGCCAAACGCATCCCGATCAACGGCGAGCAACCCGCGCTGAATTGA